From Piliocolobus tephrosceles isolate RC106 unplaced genomic scaffold, ASM277652v3 unscaffolded_12826, whole genome shotgun sequence:
ATTGCCAGCTTCCTACCTGAGGATACTGGCCGCTACCTCTGCCTGGCACGAGGCTCCATGATCGTCCTGCAAAATCTCACCTTGATTATAGATGGTAAGAGACTCTAGCAGTTAAGGGATGCCTGGGGAGAGAGACCTGCCCCTCTTAGACCTCAGatgcctccctctctccttgaTGTAGACTCCTTGACCTCCAGCAACGATGATGAGGACCCCAAGTCCCATAGGGACTCCTCGAATGGGCACATTTACCCCCAGCAAGGTGAGTATAAGTCTTCAAGGACTTGTGTCCCCGCTGCTCATTGAATCACTGAGAAGAGGTCTGTGTGGGGAACACACGGTCATTCTAAGggccttctcctcccctccagcACCCTACTGGACACACCCCCAGCGCATGGAGAAGAAACTGCATGCAGTACCGGCTGGGAACACCGTCAAGTTCCGCTGTCCAGCTGCGGGCAACCCCACACCCACCATCCGCTGGCTTAAGGATGGACAGGCCTTTCATGGGGAGAACCGCATTGGAGGCATTCGGGTGAGTCTCTGGGTTCCAAGACCGTCTGCTGCCTCGTTCTCATTCCTTCCTCAGTCCCCTCATGCCTACAAGCACACCTATAAATCCATTGAATGAGGAAAGCAATTGTGGGGCCCCAGAAGGAGCCCTGGACTGTGGACCTGGGCAGTTCTGGTTCCTCTTCTGCTACTCTctggcaagtgacttaacctcgcAGCCTCAGCAACTCCATTTGTAAAGTGAGAAGAATCACTGACTGGTTGGTCTCAATAAGCCTTAGCATCTCATCTTCTTGATGAGACCCTGCAGGGTTGGCTCCATGCTATCATAAGgcaactgagtctcagagaaggCAAGGGCTGGCTCAGAGTGGCACAGCCAGGGAGAGGGAGAGCTAAAATTCAAAAGGCTCAAACCCAAGGCTTAAGCACTCTGGGGAGCCTTCTCCTTTGTCCCATAGTCCTTGGCCTGGACCTGATGTTCTCGGGGCCTAGAGAGCTTGAGAAGAGCCCTGTGGGCAGGATGAGGATCTAGCCCCCTGGTCCTCTGGCCCCCTTGGTGAACATGGCCTGGTGATCCCGGACACTCCCTCTGCCTGCAGCTGCGCCACCAGCACTGGAGTCTCGTAATGGAGAGCGTGGTGCCCTCGGACCGCGGCACATACACCTGCCTGGTGGAGAACGCTGTGGGCAGCATCCGCTATAACTACCTGCTGGATGTGCTGGGTGAGTGCGGGGCCGGAAACGGGGGAGGCCTGACCCATCCTGGGCTCAGTCGTGCCCTCTGGTGGGGTCTAGTCTGGCGGGCAGGATGGACTCAGATGAGTCAAGCAGCTCGGTGACCAGGTGGTCAGGGGAAAGCACAGGGGTTAGTGTGGGGCTGGAGGAGCAGGGGTCTGCCAAGAGGAAAAACAAGGACatccaggcagagggcacagcctGAGCTGCAGGCCTGAGTATAACGAATGCCGTGCACTTGCAGGCCAGCGTATTCGGAGGTGTGGCTTTTATGTGGGGAGCCAGGTTGTGGAGGGTTTTGAGTGCTAGGCTGAAATGTCCTTGCCCTGAAGCAATGGGGAGCCAGGGAAGGTTGAAACAGGGTAAGCAGGAGACAGACAAGAAGCTGCAGAAAGGTCCTTCCCTTGAACTTGAGGAAGGCTGGAAGGAGGCAAACAGGTGCTTCTATGGGTGCCAGTGATCAGGGTTGACTACCTTGCCTGGTCCCCAGAGCGGTCCCCGCACCGGCCCATCCTGCAGGCTGGGCTCCCAGCCAACACCACAGCCGTGGTGGGCAGTGACGTGGAGCTGCTCTGCAAGGTGTACAGCGATGCCCAGCCCCACATCCAGTGGCTGAAGCACATCGTCATCAACGGCAGCAGCTTCGGGGCCGACGGCTTCCCCTATGTGCAAGTCCTAAAGGTGcaccgtgctccagcctgggccccacTCTTCTCCCACCCAGGATTGGGGGCTCCCCAGCTTCCCTGTTGACCACAGTGTGGCCCCAGGCCCTGCTGTGACCCCAGAGTATGTCCCCCTCCCCAGACTGCAGACATCAATAGCTCAGAGGTGGAGGTCCTGTACCTGCGGAACGTGTCAGCCGAGGATGCAGGCGAGTACACCTGCCTCGCAGGCAATTCCATCGGCCTCTCCTACCAGTCTGCCTGGCTCACGGTGCTGCCAGGTAAGCACCTGCAGGGCCAGAATATGCTGCGAGATGCCCCTCTGGGCCAGCAGTGGGGGCTGTGGCCTGTTGGGTGGTCAGTTGCTGTTGGCTTGTGGGGTCTGGTCTGGAGGGCAGTGTGTGGATTTGTGAGTTTCAGCTGTATGACAGCCCCTCTGTGCCTGTCCACATGTGGCCGTCCATGTGACCCTTGGCTGAGCTATGGGACTGGGCATAACTACAgcttcctctgtgtgtgtccccACGTATGTTGGGAGCTGGGAGGGACTGAGTTAGGGCACATGGGGCGGCCAGTCTTACCACTGACCAGTTTGTCTGTCTGTATATGTTCATGTGCGAGGGCAGAGGAGGACCTCACATGGACCGCAGCAACGCCCGAGGCCAGGTATACGGACATCATCCTGTACGCGTCGGGCTCCCTGGCCTTGGCTGTGCTCCTGCTGCTGGCCGGGCTGTATCGAGGGCAGGCGCTCCACGGCCGGCACCCCCGCCCGCCCgccactgtgcagaagctctcccGCTTCCCTCTGGCCCGACAGGTACTGGGCGTGTCCCCCACCTCGCATGTGGCAGCCTGACTCGAGCAGGCAGAACCAAGTCTCCCACTTTGCAGTTCTCCCTGGAGTCAGGCTCTTCCAGCAAGTCAAGCTCATCCCTGGTGCGAGGCGTACGTCTCTCCTCCAGCGGCCCTGCCTTGCTCGCCGGCCTCGTGAGTCTAGACCTACCTCTCGACCCACTGTGGGAGTTCCCCCGGGACAGGTGCGCTGAGCTGTCGGGGGGCAGGGACGCAGGCGCCAGTTTGCAGCCTGCCCTCAGCAGGAGTGACTCGGAGGTCTGAGGCATGGACTTTCTCCATCTCCAGGCTGGTGCTTGGGAAGCCCCTGGGCGAGGGCTGCTTTGGGCAGGTAGTACGTGCGGAGGCCTTTGGCATGGACCCTGCCCGGCCTGACCAAGCCAGTACTGTGGCCGTCAAGATGCTCAAAGGTGAGTgtggcccggtgtggtggctcacacctgtaatgccagcactttgggagaccgaggtgggaggatcgcttgaatccaggagttcgaggccaacctgggcaacatggcgagacttcatctctacaaaaaaaaataagaaaattagttgggtgtggtggtgtgtgcctttagtcccagttactaggaaggctgaggcaggaggatcccttgaacccaggagttggaggttgcagtgagccatgatcacgccactgtattccaacttgggcaacagagtgaaaccctatctgaaaaaaaaaaagaaataaaaataaaaggtgaatGTTTTTTTTTCACTGGAGCTGGGAGAGGCTGTGGGATCCCACCCTTAAACCTGTGGTTCAGCTCTGCTCCTGACCCTGGCAAGTgacttctgagcctcagttttccctcgTGTCATATGGGGTAAATAACAGTCCCTACTCCCAGCCCAGGGATTGTGGAAAGTGCCTGGCTCATAGTCAGGGCTCACTAAATCGTCCCCATTGGGGTGACGATGATGAGAAGAATTTGGTGTGACAGGCTTGATATCCTCTGTCAGCATCAGTCTGTGTCGGCCTTGACTTCACCTCTTGTCAGCCTCCCAGGCCCTCCACCCCCTTCCCTGTGGTTCCCCCACTTCCCTGTGATTCCCCCTCTTCCCTATGGTTCTCCCCCTTCCCTGTGGTTCCCACCAGACAcaccctcagcctcccttggACCCTCCCTAGGTCTACCCCCGAGTCCACTGCTCTAGGAGGACAGCCCTTCTGCTTGCTCCCAGTCCCAGTCCCAGCCCCCAGGGTGCTCTTGCCAGGTACTCCCGTACCCCGCCGATCAGGACCTCTCCTTGCAGTTCCCCAGCGCCCCCTGCA
This genomic window contains:
- the FGFR4 gene encoding fibroblast growth factor receptor 4; this encodes MRLLLALLGFLLSVPGPPVLSLEASEEVELEPCLAPSMEQQEQELTVALGQPVRLCCGRAERGGHWYKEGSRLAPAGRVRGWRGRLEIASFLPEDTGRYLCLARGSMIVLQNLTLIIDDSLTSSNDDEDPKSHRDSSNGHIYPQQAPYWTHPQRMEKKLHAVPAGNTVKFRCPAAGNPTPTIRWLKDGQAFHGENRIGGIRLRHQHWSLVMESVVPSDRGTYTCLVENAVGSIRYNYLLDVLERSPHRPILQAGLPANTTAVVGSDVELLCKVYSDAQPHIQWLKHIVINGSSFGADGFPYVQVLKTADINSSEVEVLYLRNVSAEDAGEYTCLAGNSIGLSYQSAWLTVLPEEDLTWTAATPEARYTDIILYASGSLALAVLLLLAGLYRGQALHGRHPRPPATVQKLSRFPLARQFSLESGSSSKSSSSLVRGVRLSSSGPALLAGLVSLDLPLDPLWEFPRDRLVLGKPLGEGCFGQVVRAEAFGMDPARPDQASTVAVKMLKDNASDKDLADLVSEMEVMKLIGRHKNIINLLGVCTQEGPLYVIVECAAKGNLREFLRARRPPGPDLSPDGLRSSEGPLSFPVLVSCAYQVARGMQYLESQKCIHRDLAARNVLVTEDNVMKIADFGLARDVHHIDYYKKTSNGRLPVKWMAPEALFDRVYTHQSDVWSFGVLLWEIFTLGGSPYPGIPVEELFSLLREGHRMDRPPHCPPEL